Proteins from a single region of Caloramator sp. E03:
- a CDS encoding flavin monoamine oxidase family protein has protein sequence MNKNIVPYQRDNPTDEERFLQLKYLLNQSGREEDFCNIIELLSPPKDIETIVPKGCGKGVSVAVIGAGLSGLCAAYELRKIGCDITIFEASNRIGGRVNTVYFDREKQYFGELGAMRIGVSHETTWHYINHFKLKTRPFASKNINGLFYIRGSYARNDPQGKSVEENIYPKYNLTEEERETPWQKLSEKIVNKYLNSLSPNIRRELIEIKKNYSEPIKNIDSMTLRRAYENLRLSQDAIAMIGFLSAFEESFLNIGLTEILQEAYTADFGFTYYIDEGMIKLAEKFYMELNNQNCGRVDFRFNSPVDGIYKDDRGKIILEIREGCKNKYFNDFDVVICAIPFSSLRRVNVAPPFSVLKSQAIAELNYGYAQKTLLFLKERFWEYGGEDKRIVGGSSLTDLIPISIFYPSDNSVPIEGVYNGWTFKGGFPSKKPGVLLASYNWGNNALRLGNENYCLRLDDVVESVERVHKLYRGYIYRNLLSWQSISWVNIDYIWGGGCLPFPGQKILFSYEITRPEMDNRVFFAGEHISQKHLWMQGALQSGMIAANEAAKFISKNNIRHNK, from the coding sequence ATGAATAAAAATATTGTACCTTATCAGAGGGATAATCCTACAGATGAAGAAAGATTTTTGCAGTTAAAGTATCTTTTGAATCAGTCGGGAAGAGAGGAAGATTTTTGCAATATAATAGAATTGTTAAGTCCCCCAAAGGATATTGAAACTATTGTACCTAAAGGATGCGGGAAGGGCGTTTCTGTTGCTGTAATTGGAGCTGGGCTTTCGGGATTATGTGCTGCCTATGAACTTAGAAAAATAGGATGTGATATTACTATATTTGAGGCTTCAAATAGAATAGGAGGCAGGGTAAATACAGTATATTTCGATAGAGAAAAGCAGTATTTTGGTGAGCTTGGAGCAATGAGAATAGGGGTATCCCATGAGACAACATGGCATTATATAAATCATTTTAAGCTTAAAACAAGACCCTTTGCTTCAAAAAATATAAATGGTCTATTTTATATAAGAGGAAGTTATGCAAGGAATGATCCACAGGGAAAAAGCGTTGAAGAAAATATATATCCAAAATATAATTTAACTGAAGAGGAGAGAGAAACTCCGTGGCAAAAATTATCAGAAAAAATTGTAAATAAGTATTTGAATAGTCTTTCGCCAAACATTAGAAGAGAGCTTATTGAGATTAAAAAAAATTATTCAGAGCCTATTAAAAATATAGATAGTATGACCTTAAGAAGGGCCTATGAAAATCTTAGATTGAGTCAGGATGCAATTGCTATGATAGGCTTTCTTTCAGCCTTTGAAGAGAGTTTTTTAAATATAGGTCTTACTGAAATACTTCAGGAAGCATATACTGCGGATTTTGGATTTACTTACTATATTGATGAAGGCATGATAAAGCTTGCAGAAAAATTCTATATGGAATTGAATAATCAAAATTGTGGAAGGGTAGACTTTAGATTTAATAGTCCTGTTGATGGAATTTATAAAGATGACAGAGGCAAAATAATACTTGAAATTAGAGAAGGCTGTAAAAATAAATATTTTAATGACTTTGATGTGGTAATTTGTGCAATACCTTTTTCAAGCCTTAGAAGAGTTAATGTTGCTCCGCCCTTTAGCGTTTTAAAATCTCAGGCAATAGCGGAATTAAACTATGGATATGCCCAAAAGACTCTGCTGTTTCTAAAAGAAAGGTTTTGGGAATATGGAGGGGAGGATAAAAGAATAGTTGGAGGAAGTTCCCTTACAGATTTAATTCCAATTTCTATATTCTATCCTTCAGATAATTCAGTACCTATTGAAGGAGTGTATAATGGATGGACGTTTAAAGGTGGTTTCCCTTCAAAAAAGCCAGGCGTTCTGCTTGCATCATACAATTGGGGAAATAATGCATTAAGGCTTGGAAATGAAAATTATTGTCTTAGATTAGATGATGTTGTTGAAAGCGTTGAAAGGGTTCATAAACTTTATAGGGGATATATTTATAGAAATCTTTTATCATGGCAGAGCATTTCATGGGTAAATATTGATTATATATGGGGTGGAGGGTGCCTTCCCTTCCCTGGCCAGAAAATTTTATTCTCCTATGAAATAACAAGACCAGAGATGGATAACAGGGTATTTTTTGCAGGGGAGCATATTTCGCAAAAACACCTTTGGATGCAGGGGGCACTTCAAAGTGGCATGATAGCAGCAAATGAAGCAGCAAAATTCATTAGTAAAAATAACATAAGGCATAATAAGTAA
- a CDS encoding (Fe-S)-binding protein has product MGKKYNMLCDKTAKDIKNKCLDCRLCMKGCPMLNEYCTSPLNLFKDISEDKPLKAEIPFSCTQCGYCFNVCPSKIPLDKIFLSLRSALCEDNKGIPPVKGYSTIKYHQKNSFSKIFTASSNSLNKKFNNVFLPGCSLSSYNPNLIIKTYNYLKKVYNNDIGILLKCCGNPTHSMGQKELFNKYYSLLIKDIEIMGAKNIITACPSCYNTILENSKDLKVISIWEVIAKNGIKDFKRAEDIENFALHDPCPTRGYPQIHKAIRDILLNLGYEYEEFSYSKDKTLCCGNGGMIGVTNKDLFKKQVFKRASMASSEVILSYCATCVNSFALPYKKSIHILDLIFYDGKGKLKYNLKPLSPLKGWKNRFICKNLILNSIKGKED; this is encoded by the coding sequence ATGGGAAAAAAATATAATATGCTTTGTGATAAAACAGCTAAGGATATTAAAAACAAATGCTTAGACTGCAGATTATGCATGAAGGGATGCCCCATGCTGAATGAATACTGTACATCACCCTTAAATTTATTTAAGGACATTTCTGAAGATAAACCCTTAAAAGCAGAAATTCCCTTTTCATGTACGCAATGTGGCTATTGTTTTAATGTTTGTCCTTCTAAAATACCTCTTGATAAAATATTTTTATCCCTAAGAAGTGCACTTTGTGAGGATAATAAAGGCATTCCCCCTGTTAAAGGATACAGCACAATAAAGTATCATCAGAAAAATAGTTTTTCAAAAATATTTACTGCATCATCAAATTCACTAAATAAAAAATTTAATAATGTATTTCTTCCAGGGTGCAGCCTATCATCATATAACCCTAATCTTATAATTAAAACCTACAACTATTTAAAAAAAGTTTATAATAACGATATAGGGATATTATTAAAGTGCTGTGGGAATCCTACCCATTCTATGGGACAAAAGGAGCTTTTCAATAAATATTATTCCCTTTTGATTAAAGATATAGAAATTATGGGGGCTAAAAATATAATAACTGCCTGTCCCTCATGCTATAATACAATATTAGAAAACAGCAAAGATTTAAAAGTAATATCAATTTGGGAAGTCATAGCCAAAAATGGAATTAAAGATTTTAAAAGGGCAGAGGATATTGAAAATTTTGCCCTTCATGATCCTTGCCCTACAAGAGGCTACCCTCAAATACACAAAGCAATAAGAGATATACTATTAAATTTAGGATATGAATATGAAGAGTTTTCCTATTCTAAAGATAAAACACTTTGCTGTGGAAACGGAGGAATGATAGGGGTAACTAATAAAGATTTGTTTAAAAAGCAGGTTTTTAAAAGGGCCTCAATGGCAAGCTCTGAAGTAATACTTTCCTACTGTGCAACCTGTGTTAATTCTTTTGCTTTACCTTACAAAAAATCAATTCATATTCTCGATTTGATTTTTTATGATGGAAAAGGAAAATTAAAATATAATTTAAAGCCCTTAAGCCCACTTAAGGGCTGGAAAAACAGGTTTATATGCAAAAATCTTATTTTAAATTCGATAAAAGGGAAGGAAGATTAA
- a CDS encoding TIGR04282 family arsenosugar biosynthesis glycosyltransferase → MDAFILMTRVPIEGEAKTRLIGNLSKKECANLQLNFLKDIISLFDYVKNYADIFITYTPEDKFKIIRDIIPYYVIPFPQKGISLGERMKYAFEYVLSKHYDRVVLMGSDIPMVKYNHIIDAFKALYNNDVVIGPTFDGGYYLLGMKRLYKSLFDDSVKWGGESVFERTVNIARENNLNVSIAQKNRDIDTYEDLIYLAENISNCKKAGQPYPYNTGKFLEKIGVI, encoded by the coding sequence ATGGATGCTTTTATACTTATGACAAGAGTACCTATTGAGGGTGAAGCTAAAACAAGGCTTATAGGGAATTTATCTAAAAAGGAATGTGCAAACCTTCAGCTTAATTTTTTAAAGGATATTATAAGCCTTTTTGATTATGTAAAAAATTATGCAGATATATTTATTACCTACACTCCTGAGGATAAATTTAAAATAATTAGGGATATAATTCCTTACTATGTTATTCCTTTTCCGCAAAAAGGAATAAGCCTTGGGGAGAGGATGAAATATGCCTTTGAATATGTTTTAAGTAAACATTATGACAGAGTGGTTCTTATGGGCTCAGATATACCTATGGTAAAATATAATCATATAATTGATGCTTTCAAAGCTCTTTATAATAATGATGTTGTAATAGGTCCTACCTTTGACGGGGGGTATTATCTTTTAGGTATGAAAAGGCTATATAAAAGTCTTTTTGATGATAGCGTAAAATGGGGAGGAGAAAGCGTATTTGAAAGAACTGTAAATATTGCAAGGGAAAACAATTTAAATGTATCAATAGCCCAAAAAAACAGAGATATAGACACCTATGAAGATTTAATCTATCTTGCTGAAAATATTAGTAATTGTAAAAAAGCAGGGCAGCCTTATCCTTATAACACAGGTAAATTTTTAGAAAAGATTGGGGTAATATAA
- a CDS encoding phospholipase D-like domain-containing anti-phage protein, whose protein sequence is MIYRYSSRRQKLDKAFLDEKLRGALAYDRIAGYFSSSIFEIAGEALESVEGKIRVVCNSELSIEDVKTAKAAKEAQRREWCESEPEKKFVNAHERLNKLYNLLKSGKMEIKVIPNDVFGLIHGKAGVITLKDGRKTSFIGSVNETSNAWKLNYELLWEDDSKEAVDWVQEEFDFFFNSKYAVPLSDFIIEDIKRLSQRKVIYSIDEWRKDADIASTVIESPVYRRELGLWEHQKYFISLAFEDHKKLYGARYVLADMVGLGKTIQLAMAAQLMALYGDKPILIIVPKTLLWQWQDEISSLLDMPSAVWNGKEWIDENGLKYPSNGDISIKKCPRRIGIISQGLITANSPVSDYLLSMDYECVIVDEAHRARRKKYNQGNDEGRAPLYNQNNLMKFLMDISKKTKSMLLATATPVQLYPIEAWDLLEILSQKNDSVLGSSFSRWRTQTGKALNLLLGKEKFDEFDLSIIDWIRDPFPPENEEEINFGIIRKRAWMRDEDFVLSTDAINSLPVPDYRRLGRIANNNFIQFYNPFIRHIVRRTRDFLENTINPETNEPYLKKVEVKLFGESENEAIVLPPYLKKAYGYAEQFSLLLQKRIKGGGFLKTLLLKRVGSTIVAGKNTAEKMLNNWNMLKDQEDYEEDVEKIDEEKEGINNLSMEEEDCLRNFIECLNSNQSKDPKYELTLKLLIDEKWIDRGCIIFSQYYDSAYFVAENLSKDLKSEKIGLYAGGDKSGLFFGGIFEKKAKEELKSMVRHHELRILVGTDAASEGLNLQTLGSLINLDLPWNPTRLEQRKGRIQRIGQIYDEVYIYNMRYKDSVEDRVHELLSSRLENIRNLFGQIPDVLEDVWVKVALNEIEEAKHIIDAVPKQHPFELRYNQVKKINWESCANVLDSSEKKKCLMQGWK, encoded by the coding sequence TTGATTTACAGATATTCATCAAGAAGACAAAAATTAGATAAGGCATTTTTAGATGAAAAGTTAAGAGGAGCATTGGCTTATGATAGAATAGCGGGCTATTTCAGCTCCTCTATTTTTGAAATAGCAGGTGAGGCTTTAGAGTCAGTAGAAGGGAAAATCCGTGTTGTTTGTAATTCAGAGCTTTCAATAGAGGATGTAAAAACGGCAAAGGCAGCAAAGGAAGCACAAAGAAGAGAATGGTGTGAGAGTGAGCCTGAAAAAAAGTTTGTAAATGCTCATGAAAGGCTTAACAAGCTTTATAATCTATTAAAATCAGGGAAGATGGAGATTAAAGTTATACCCAATGATGTTTTTGGGCTTATACATGGAAAGGCTGGGGTAATAACTTTAAAGGATGGAAGGAAAACATCGTTTATAGGGAGTGTAAATGAAACAAGCAATGCATGGAAATTAAACTATGAGCTATTATGGGAAGACGATTCAAAGGAAGCAGTTGATTGGGTTCAGGAGGAATTTGATTTTTTCTTTAATAGTAAATATGCAGTACCATTGTCGGATTTTATAATTGAAGATATAAAAAGGTTGTCTCAAAGAAAAGTTATATATTCAATTGATGAGTGGAGAAAGGATGCAGACATAGCGTCAACTGTTATAGAATCTCCTGTTTATAGAAGGGAGCTTGGACTTTGGGAACATCAAAAGTATTTTATAAGCCTTGCCTTTGAAGACCATAAAAAATTATACGGGGCAAGATATGTACTTGCGGATATGGTTGGGCTTGGTAAAACTATTCAGCTTGCAATGGCTGCACAGCTTATGGCCTTATATGGGGACAAACCTATACTTATTATAGTGCCAAAAACTTTGCTATGGCAGTGGCAGGATGAGATAAGCAGCCTTCTTGATATGCCATCGGCTGTTTGGAATGGGAAAGAGTGGATTGATGAAAATGGGCTTAAATATCCTTCAAATGGAGATATAAGCATAAAAAAGTGTCCAAGAAGAATAGGAATTATATCCCAAGGGCTTATTACAGCTAATTCACCTGTTTCAGATTATTTGTTATCAATGGACTATGAATGTGTAATAGTTGATGAAGCACACAGGGCAAGAAGAAAAAAGTATAATCAGGGGAATGATGAAGGAAGAGCTCCTTTATATAATCAAAACAATCTTATGAAATTTTTAATGGATATATCTAAAAAAACAAAGAGCATGCTTTTGGCAACTGCAACACCTGTGCAGCTATACCCCATTGAAGCTTGGGATTTACTTGAAATATTATCACAGAAAAACGACAGCGTTTTAGGAAGCAGCTTTAGCAGGTGGAGAACCCAGACAGGGAAGGCTCTAAATTTGCTGCTTGGGAAAGAAAAATTTGATGAATTTGATTTGAGCATAATAGATTGGATAAGGGATCCATTCCCTCCAGAGAATGAAGAAGAGATAAACTTTGGCATTATAAGAAAACGTGCTTGGATGAGGGATGAGGATTTTGTACTTTCAACAGATGCAATAAATTCTCTTCCTGTGCCTGATTATAGAAGGCTTGGAAGAATTGCAAACAATAATTTTATTCAATTTTATAATCCTTTTATAAGGCATATAGTAAGAAGAACAAGAGATTTTTTGGAAAACACTATAAACCCTGAAACAAATGAGCCTTATTTAAAGAAAGTAGAGGTAAAGTTATTTGGGGAAAGTGAAAATGAGGCAATAGTTTTGCCGCCTTATCTTAAAAAAGCCTATGGATATGCTGAGCAATTTAGTTTATTGCTTCAAAAGAGGATAAAAGGAGGAGGATTTTTAAAAACTCTCCTTTTAAAAAGAGTTGGAAGTACAATAGTTGCAGGCAAAAACACAGCAGAGAAAATGCTTAATAATTGGAATATGTTAAAAGATCAGGAGGACTATGAAGAAGATGTTGAAAAAATAGATGAAGAAAAAGAGGGAATTAATAATTTAAGCATGGAAGAAGAGGATTGCTTAAGAAATTTTATTGAATGTTTAAACAGCAATCAATCAAAGGATCCAAAATATGAGCTGACTTTAAAGCTACTTATTGATGAAAAGTGGATAGATAGAGGGTGTATTATATTTTCCCAGTATTATGATTCTGCATATTTTGTGGCAGAAAATCTGTCAAAGGATTTAAAAAGTGAAAAGATAGGCCTTTATGCAGGGGGAGATAAATCAGGTTTATTTTTTGGAGGTATTTTTGAAAAAAAGGCTAAGGAAGAATTAAAAAGTATGGTAAGGCATCATGAGTTAAGAATACTTGTTGGAACAGATGCAGCAAGTGAAGGATTAAACCTTCAAACACTCGGCAGCCTTATTAACCTTGACCTTCCTTGGAATCCTACAAGGCTTGAGCAAAGAAAAGGAAGGATACAAAGAATAGGGCAGATATATGATGAGGTATATATTTACAACATGAGGTATAAGGATTCTGTTGAGGACAGAGTGCACGAACTTTTGTCATCAAGGCTTGAAAATATACGAAATCTGTTTGGACAAATTCCCGATGTTTTGGAGGATGTTTGGGTTAAGGTGGCATTAAACGAAATTGAGGAGGCAAAGCATATAATAGATGCGGTGCCAAAGCAGCATCCCTTTGAACTGCGGTACAACCAAGTTAAAAAGATAAATTGGGAGAGCTGTGCTAACGTTTTAGACAGCAGCGAAAAGAAAAAGTGCCTCATGCAAGGCTGGAAATAG
- a CDS encoding TVP38/TMEM64 family protein, whose translation MNEKKKKLVYAAAFILLISSIFILNKLDVFAIKSPQQFKEYISSFGILSPVIYIILFTLVPLTLFPDSILAIASGLVFGLYKGFILTMIGALCGATLSFYISRLLGKEAIKKIIKKEINYFEEGLSKNGFLIILVLRLIPLLPFDVISYGAGLSKIKYKDFIIATLIGIIPGVYVYVNLGEKSSSPMSIEFYISIALLLILFISSYFIKKKIDVEKLKVKIKC comes from the coding sequence ATGAATGAAAAAAAGAAGAAGTTAGTATATGCAGCAGCTTTTATATTATTAATATCTTCAATATTTATACTAAATAAATTAGATGTATTTGCTATAAAATCACCCCAGCAGTTTAAAGAGTATATAAGCTCCTTTGGTATTCTATCTCCAGTTATTTATATTATACTATTTACATTAGTTCCTCTAACCCTTTTCCCCGATTCTATTCTTGCTATTGCCTCAGGGCTTGTTTTTGGGCTTTACAAGGGCTTTATTTTAACAATGATAGGGGCTCTTTGCGGTGCAACACTTTCCTTTTATATTTCAAGGCTTCTTGGAAAAGAGGCAATTAAAAAAATTATCAAAAAGGAAATTAATTATTTTGAAGAGGGCCTTAGTAAAAACGGTTTTTTAATAATATTAGTATTAAGGCTTATTCCTCTTTTGCCCTTTGATGTAATAAGTTATGGAGCCGGACTTTCAAAGATAAAATATAAGGATTTTATTATAGCAACTTTAATTGGAATAATACCTGGTGTTTATGTGTATGTTAATCTTGGTGAAAAATCCTCATCTCCTATGTCAATTGAATTTTATATTTCTATAGCACTACTTTTAATTCTATTCATTTCATCATATTTCATAAAAAAGAAAATAGATGTTGAAAAGCTTAAGGTAAAAATAAAATGCTAG
- a CDS encoding rhodanese-like domain-containing protein, which yields MAKNIKKPLALFMVLLIALFSAVSCTKKESQNQAQNQNQAQTTQSGLMKILKTEDVKSKLNDSSYVLVDTRINDAFNGWKLDGVKRGGHIPNAVDFSANWLKVDAKDKDKTLDEALKTKNILADKNIILYDANGKDAEEVAKYLSAKGYKNLYYYDIKQWAADDSLPLEKFKNYHLIVPAAIVKDIIDGKKPETFEDAGTIKIVEASWGEEKDSYAKGHVPTSFHINTDNVEPPPAWMLASDKQLAKFAVDYGFTKDDTVIVTGENPMAAYRVAVVLRYIGVKDVRVLNGGLLSWKLAGYEVETKSNKIVPVSDFGAPIPGRPELIDTIDEVKAGMKKPNEFMLVDNRTWDEYIGKSSGYSYHHKKGRIPGAVYGYAGIGDSNSLQYYRNIDGTMRNGNEILNLWKSAGIDTSKHLSLYCGSGWRVSEIMTYVNVLGLDNVAIYSNGWIEWSNKNNAFETGEPKK from the coding sequence ATGGCAAAAAACATTAAAAAACCTTTAGCTTTATTCATGGTACTTTTAATTGCTTTATTTTCAGCAGTTTCATGTACTAAAAAGGAAAGTCAGAACCAGGCTCAAAATCAAAACCAAGCTCAGACTACACAGAGCGGACTTATGAAAATTTTAAAAACAGAAGATGTTAAAAGCAAATTAAACGATAGCAGCTATGTATTAGTTGATACAAGAATTAATGATGCGTTTAATGGCTGGAAGCTTGATGGAGTTAAAAGAGGAGGGCACATTCCTAATGCAGTAGATTTTTCAGCGAATTGGCTTAAGGTTGATGCAAAGGATAAGGATAAGACATTAGATGAAGCATTAAAAACAAAAAATATCTTAGCTGACAAAAACATAATTTTATATGATGCTAACGGCAAGGATGCAGAGGAAGTTGCAAAATATTTAAGTGCTAAGGGATATAAGAATCTATATTACTATGATATAAAGCAGTGGGCAGCGGATGATTCCCTTCCACTTGAAAAGTTTAAAAATTATCATTTAATTGTTCCTGCTGCTATTGTAAAGGATATTATAGACGGTAAAAAACCTGAAACCTTTGAAGATGCAGGAACTATTAAAATAGTTGAGGCAAGCTGGGGAGAGGAGAAGGACTCTTATGCTAAGGGCCATGTTCCAACAAGCTTCCATATAAATACAGACAATGTTGAGCCACCTCCAGCATGGATGCTTGCAAGTGATAAACAGCTTGCTAAATTTGCTGTTGACTATGGCTTTACAAAGGATGATACAGTTATAGTAACTGGTGAAAATCCAATGGCAGCTTATCGTGTTGCAGTAGTTTTAAGATACATAGGCGTAAAAGACGTTAGAGTATTAAATGGTGGTCTTCTATCTTGGAAACTTGCAGGCTATGAAGTTGAAACAAAGAGCAACAAGATAGTTCCTGTAAGCGATTTTGGTGCTCCTATCCCAGGAAGACCAGAGCTTATAGATACAATAGATGAAGTTAAAGCAGGAATGAAAAAACCAAATGAGTTTATGCTTGTTGACAACAGAACTTGGGATGAATATATAGGAAAGAGCTCAGGATACAGCTATCACCATAAAAAAGGACGTATACCAGGTGCTGTGTACGGCTATGCAGGTATTGGAGATTCAAATTCCCTTCAATACTATAGAAACATAGATGGGACTATGAGAAATGGAAATGAGATATTGAATCTCTGGAAGAGTGCAGGAATAGATACAAGCAAACACCTTTCCCTTTACTGTGGAAGCGGATGGAGAGTTTCAGAGATTATGACCTATGTAAATGTATTAGGACTTGATAACGTAGCAATTTACAGCAATGGATGGATAGAATGGAGTAATAAGAACAATGCCTTTGAAACAGGAGAACCAAAGAAATAA
- a CDS encoding YdbC family protein produces MPDIKFDIKKNIGVLSESSKGWKKELNLVSWNDKEPKYDLREWDMEHKNMSKGVTLTLEEIKKLKEILNGMDI; encoded by the coding sequence ATGCCTGATATAAAGTTTGATATAAAAAAGAATATTGGAGTTTTATCGGAATCTTCAAAGGGCTGGAAGAAGGAATTGAATTTGGTTTCCTGGAATGATAAAGAGCCTAAGTATGATTTAAGGGAATGGGACATGGAGCATAAAAATATGAGCAAGGGAGTTACTTTAACACTTGAAGAGATTAAAAAGCTGAAGGAAATTTTAAATGGTATGGATATATAA
- a CDS encoding phosphotransferase produces MLKDKIYDDVYRYIKENRKDFKIDLSEDFQLEFLAQGEYNINFIIKDKVNKYVFRINTKSQLEIENQIRYEYNALKALEKTSVTPKVYFVDDSKLKLNYGILIMEFLEGRPLQYSNDLEKAVYIFSKIHTLKSDEVSKKIFIIEENLFTERIKEAQRLLKEFFISSLVDDKLKVFFNKFLDWAEKNRHKEKYYIDNKLHVINNTEVNSNNFIIGKDKSYLIDWEKPVISDPCQDLTQFIAITTTLWKADYILSVEEKNNFFNFYIERTGYKDIKERVYLYQPYLYLRALSWCAYAYLEYLKPDKEIKNEDTFKKIKSYLDISFMKEILKEHVDFKFI; encoded by the coding sequence ATGCTTAAAGATAAGATTTATGATGATGTTTATAGATATATAAAAGAAAATAGAAAAGATTTTAAAATAGATTTAAGTGAAGATTTTCAGCTTGAATTTCTTGCTCAGGGAGAATACAATATAAATTTTATAATTAAGGATAAAGTCAATAAGTATGTTTTTAGAATAAACACTAAAAGCCAGCTTGAAATAGAAAATCAGATAAGATATGAATATAATGCCCTAAAAGCTTTAGAGAAAACCAGTGTTACGCCTAAGGTTTATTTTGTTGATGATAGTAAGTTGAAATTAAATTATGGAATACTTATAATGGAATTTTTAGAAGGAAGGCCTTTACAATATAGCAATGATTTAGAAAAAGCAGTATATATATTTTCTAAAATTCATACTTTAAAAAGCGATGAGGTAAGTAAAAAAATTTTTATAATTGAGGAAAACTTGTTTACTGAAAGAATAAAGGAAGCTCAAAGGCTTTTAAAGGAATTCTTTATATCTTCACTTGTTGATGACAAATTAAAGGTATTTTTTAATAAGTTTTTAGACTGGGCAGAAAAAAATAGACATAAGGAAAAATATTATATAGATAATAAACTTCATGTTATTAATAATACTGAGGTTAACTCCAACAATTTTATAATAGGAAAGGATAAGAGCTACCTTATAGATTGGGAAAAGCCTGTAATAAGCGATCCGTGCCAAGATTTAACACAATTTATTGCTATAACTACAACCCTTTGGAAGGCTGATTACATATTAAGCGTGGAAGAGAAAAATAATTTTTTTAATTTTTATATTGAAAGAACGGGTTATAAGGATATTAAAGAGAGGGTATATTTATATCAGCCCTATCTTTATTTGAGAGCTCTTTCCTGGTGTGCTTATGCCTATTTAGAGTATTTAAAACCCGATAAAGAAATAAAAAACGAGGATACTTTTAAAAAGATTAAAAGCTATCTTGATATCAGCTTTATGAAGGAAATTTTAAAAGAACATGTAGATTTTAAATTCATATAG